The Solanum pennellii chromosome 11, SPENNV200 genome contains a region encoding:
- the LOC107004516 gene encoding uncharacterized protein LOC107004516 yields MSRKRNVIVATGLLVFASAGLSFPFYMASRSSRATPVIDSSKPLPPQATFRGPYINTGSRDIGPDHQTYPKK; encoded by the exons ATGTCTCGGAAACGCAATGTCATTGTTGCCACAGGCTTGCTAGTCTTTGCATCTGCTGGCTTATCCTTTCCGTTTTACATGGC GTCAAGATCATCAAGGGCAACTCCAGTCATTGATTCATCAAAGCCATTGCCACCCCAGGCGACATTTCGTGGCCCTTACATCAACACAGGATCGCGTGATATTGGACCTGATCATCAAACATACCCTAAGAAATAA